One stretch of Jiangella gansuensis DSM 44835 DNA includes these proteins:
- a CDS encoding potassium channel family protein has product MRVAIAGAGNVGRSIAAELLANGHDVLLIDKETKAIKAASVPEAEWLLADACELSMLEEAALDRCNVVIAATGDDKVNLVVSLLAKTEFGVPRVVARVNHPRNEWMFNESWGVDVSVSTPRIMSALVEEAVSVGDLVRLFSFRQGEANLVELTLPVDSPIVGTAVADVAWPVDTSLVSIIRGKHVHTPLPDLPLESGDELLFVAAPEREKQLENLLSPHDA; this is encoded by the coding sequence ATGCGGGTAGCCATCGCCGGCGCCGGCAACGTCGGGCGCTCGATCGCCGCGGAGCTGCTGGCCAACGGCCACGACGTCCTGCTCATCGACAAGGAGACCAAGGCCATCAAGGCGGCCAGCGTCCCTGAGGCCGAGTGGCTGCTCGCGGACGCGTGCGAGCTGTCCATGCTCGAGGAGGCGGCGCTGGACCGCTGCAACGTCGTCATCGCCGCCACCGGCGACGACAAGGTCAATCTCGTCGTCTCGCTGCTGGCCAAGACGGAGTTCGGGGTGCCGCGGGTGGTGGCGCGGGTCAACCACCCACGCAACGAGTGGATGTTCAACGAGAGCTGGGGCGTCGATGTCTCCGTGTCCACCCCGCGCATCATGAGCGCGCTGGTCGAGGAGGCGGTGAGCGTCGGCGACCTGGTGCGCCTGTTCAGCTTCCGCCAGGGCGAGGCGAACCTGGTCGAACTGACGCTGCCGGTCGACTCCCCCATCGTCGGGACCGCGGTCGCCGACGTCGCCTGGCCCGTCGACACGTCGCTGGTGTCGATCATCCGCGGCAAGCACGTCCACACCCCGCTACCCGACCTGCCGCTTGAATCCGGCGACGAGTTGCTGTTCGTCGCCGCGCCGGAGCGAGAGAAGCAGCTGGAGAACCTCCTCTCCCCGCACGACGCCTGA
- a CDS encoding potassium channel family protein → MHVVIMGCGRVGSTVAHILESHDHTVAIVDQNPEAFRRLQPGFEGSTVSGVGFDRDVLVEAGIERAGAFVAVSSGDNSNILAARVARETFGVDNVVARIYDPGRAEVYQRLGIPTVATVRWTADQILRRLFPEGAQTEWVDPTGTIQLAELPVATGWIGSSVAKLEEAAHARVAFLTRYGDGILPQADTVIQDGDLVHVLVRSDEVTRVTHVFATAPEVED, encoded by the coding sequence GTGCACGTCGTCATCATGGGCTGCGGGAGGGTCGGGTCGACCGTCGCGCACATCCTGGAGTCGCACGATCACACCGTCGCCATCGTCGACCAGAACCCCGAGGCGTTCCGGCGGCTGCAGCCGGGCTTCGAGGGCTCGACGGTGTCCGGAGTCGGCTTCGACCGGGACGTCCTCGTCGAGGCGGGCATCGAACGAGCCGGCGCCTTTGTCGCGGTCAGCAGTGGCGACAACTCCAACATCCTGGCGGCGCGGGTGGCCCGCGAGACCTTCGGAGTCGACAACGTGGTCGCCCGCATCTATGACCCTGGGCGCGCCGAGGTCTATCAGCGACTGGGCATCCCCACTGTCGCGACGGTGCGGTGGACCGCCGACCAGATCCTGCGCCGGCTGTTCCCGGAGGGTGCACAGACCGAGTGGGTCGACCCGACCGGCACCATCCAGCTGGCCGAGCTGCCGGTCGCCACCGGCTGGATCGGCAGCTCGGTGGCGAAGCTCGAGGAGGCCGCCCACGCCCGGGTCGCGTTCCTGACCCGCTACGGCGACGGCATCCTTCCGCAGGCCGACACCGTCATCCAGGATGGCGACCTCGTCCATGTGCTGGTGCGCTCCGACGAGGTCACGCGTGTCACCCACGTCTTCGCGACCGCCCCGGAGGTGGAGGACTGA
- a CDS encoding TRAM domain-containing protein, producing the protein MTGRQRRVRGTSAVGTEVVVEVGPVAHGGSCVARHEGRAVFVRHALPGERVRIRVTEGGSEDRFWRADAVEVLSASPDRVEPPCPWAGPGRCGGCDWQHATRPAQRRLKAAVVAEQLRRLAGIDRSVEVEAVPVRSSAAAEERTPAGDDDGLGWRTRVTYAVDPATGRAGLRAHRSHAVVPIDTCLIAHPELRAAGVEQQEWPDVSAVEVVVSNTGDRQVIADGVVRSGRGHVVEEAAGRRWRVSGGGFWQVHPGAAATLVAAVLDGLRPQPGERAMDLYSGVGLFAGALAEAVGPNGSVVAVEGSRRAVADARRNLHDVGWVKLVEGRVDRVLATDPAQRGPIDIVVLDPPRDGAKSAVVRAIAERAPRAVAYVACDPAALARDLATFAQHGYELTSLRAFDLFPMTHHAECVAVLHPPRPE; encoded by the coding sequence CTGACCGGTCGGCAGCGCAGAGTCCGGGGCACCTCCGCCGTCGGCACCGAGGTGGTGGTCGAGGTCGGCCCGGTCGCGCACGGCGGAAGTTGCGTGGCCCGGCACGAGGGACGAGCGGTCTTCGTCCGGCATGCCCTGCCCGGTGAGCGGGTCCGGATCCGGGTCACCGAAGGTGGTTCGGAGGACCGGTTCTGGCGGGCCGACGCCGTCGAGGTGCTGTCCGCGTCGCCGGACCGGGTGGAGCCGCCGTGCCCATGGGCCGGACCCGGGCGCTGCGGCGGCTGTGACTGGCAGCACGCGACGCGCCCGGCACAGCGCCGGCTCAAGGCCGCCGTCGTGGCCGAGCAACTGCGCCGGCTGGCCGGCATCGACCGCTCGGTCGAGGTCGAAGCGGTGCCGGTTCGATCGTCGGCCGCGGCCGAGGAGCGCACCCCGGCCGGCGACGACGACGGGCTCGGCTGGCGCACGCGGGTCACGTACGCGGTGGACCCGGCGACGGGCCGGGCCGGGTTGCGGGCGCACCGCTCGCACGCGGTGGTTCCGATCGACACCTGCCTGATCGCGCACCCGGAACTCCGGGCGGCGGGCGTGGAACAGCAGGAGTGGCCGGACGTGTCGGCCGTCGAGGTCGTGGTGTCGAACACCGGCGACCGCCAGGTCATCGCCGACGGCGTCGTGCGCAGCGGCCGTGGTCATGTGGTCGAGGAGGCGGCCGGGCGTCGCTGGCGGGTCAGCGGCGGCGGGTTCTGGCAGGTCCACCCCGGTGCGGCCGCCACGCTGGTCGCCGCCGTGCTCGATGGGTTGCGCCCGCAGCCGGGGGAGCGGGCCATGGACCTCTACAGCGGCGTCGGGCTGTTCGCCGGAGCGCTGGCCGAGGCGGTCGGGCCGAACGGGTCGGTGGTGGCCGTCGAGGGGTCGCGCCGGGCCGTCGCCGACGCGCGGCGCAACCTGCATGACGTCGGCTGGGTGAAGCTGGTCGAGGGGCGGGTCGACCGGGTGCTGGCCACTGACCCAGCGCAGCGCGGCCCGATCGACATCGTGGTGCTCGACCCGCCGCGCGACGGCGCGAAGTCCGCCGTCGTGCGGGCGATCGCCGAGCGCGCCCCGCGCGCCGTCGCCTACGTGGCCTGTGATCCCGCGGCGCTGGCCCGCGACCTCGCGACCTTCGCGCAACACGGCTACGAGCTGACCAGCCTGCGGGCGTTCGACCTGTTCCCGATGACGCACCACGCCGAATGCGTCGCCGTCCTGCATCCGCCGCGGCCGGAATGA
- a CDS encoding LLM class F420-dependent oxidoreductase, which produces MQLRIFTEPQQGASYDDLLRVAQATERLGFDAFFRSDHYLAMGSGSGLPGPTDAWTTLAGLARETSRIRLGTLVSSATFRYPGVLAIQAAQVDQMSGGRVELGLGAGWFEREHAAYGIPFPPKRFGLLEEQLSIITGLWSTPEGSRFDFAGDHYTLTDSPALPKPVQQPIPVIIGGNGPRRTPALAAKFAAEYNTSFPPKDEIAGKFGNVRKACEDASRDPDSLVYSAALIAVCGSDEAEFARRAAVVGREPEELRRNGLAGRPQELVDGINALKELGAGHVYLQILDLSDLDHLELIAAEVAPHV; this is translated from the coding sequence ATGCAGCTGAGGATCTTCACCGAACCCCAACAGGGCGCGAGCTACGACGACCTCTTGCGAGTGGCGCAGGCCACCGAGCGGCTCGGATTCGATGCCTTCTTCCGCTCCGACCACTATCTGGCCATGGGTAGCGGGTCCGGCCTGCCCGGGCCGACGGACGCCTGGACCACGCTGGCCGGGCTGGCCCGCGAGACTTCCCGCATCCGTTTGGGCACGCTGGTGTCGTCGGCGACGTTCCGGTACCCGGGTGTGCTGGCCATCCAGGCCGCCCAGGTCGACCAGATGTCCGGCGGCCGGGTCGAGCTGGGGCTCGGTGCGGGCTGGTTCGAGCGCGAGCACGCCGCCTACGGCATCCCCTTCCCGCCGAAGCGGTTCGGCCTGCTGGAAGAGCAGCTCTCCATCATCACCGGGCTGTGGTCCACACCGGAGGGGTCACGCTTCGACTTCGCCGGAGACCACTACACGCTGACCGATTCACCGGCACTGCCGAAGCCGGTGCAGCAGCCGATCCCCGTGATCATCGGCGGCAACGGCCCGCGCCGCACGCCGGCGCTGGCCGCGAAGTTCGCCGCCGAGTACAACACCTCGTTCCCGCCGAAGGACGAGATCGCCGGCAAGTTCGGCAACGTCCGCAAGGCCTGCGAGGACGCCAGCCGCGACCCTGATTCGCTGGTCTACTCCGCGGCACTGATCGCGGTCTGCGGCAGCGACGAGGCCGAGTTCGCTCGCCGCGCCGCCGTCGTGGGCCGTGAGCCCGAGGAACTGCGGCGCAACGGCCTGGCGGGCAGGCCGCAGGAGCTGGTCGACGGCATCAACGCGCTGAAGGAGCTGGGCGCCGGGCACGTGTACCTGCAGATCCTGGACCTGTCCGATCTAGACCACCTGGAGCTCATCGCGGCCGAGGTCGCACCGCACGTCTGA
- a CDS encoding CorA family divalent cation transporter yields MAGDFDQSASEPETTEPRSSVVDAALYRDGKRISTPSSLAETYRQLREDAGAMAWIGLFRPSDAELMSLADEFDLHPLSVEDAMEAHQRPKLERYGETLFVVLRAARYLDAVEEVDFAELHLFVGPGFVITVRHGAAPNLSAVRRRMEDSPDLLRLGPEAVLYAVLDAVVDGYVPVVAGVSNDVDEIETEVFGRDPSVSRRIYELSREVLEFQRATRPLSVMMRDLEAGFDKYSTDEELQRYLRDVADHVVEVTERVDGFRQVLQDILAVNATLVTQQQNEEMKALTEASYEQNEELKKISAWAAILFAPTLVGTIYGMNFTHMPEVDWVFGYPMAILLMAMVCAGLFVVFRRRGWL; encoded by the coding sequence ATGGCCGGCGATTTCGACCAGTCGGCCAGCGAACCTGAAACGACCGAGCCGCGTTCCAGCGTCGTCGACGCGGCGCTGTACCGCGACGGCAAGCGCATCAGCACACCCAGCTCCCTGGCCGAGACCTACCGGCAGTTGCGTGAGGACGCCGGCGCCATGGCGTGGATCGGCCTCTTCCGGCCCAGCGACGCGGAGCTGATGTCACTGGCCGACGAGTTCGACCTGCACCCGCTGTCCGTCGAGGACGCCATGGAGGCGCACCAGCGTCCCAAGCTGGAGCGCTACGGCGAAACGCTGTTCGTCGTACTGCGGGCGGCCCGTTACCTGGACGCGGTGGAGGAGGTCGACTTCGCCGAGTTGCACCTGTTCGTCGGGCCCGGCTTCGTCATCACCGTCCGGCACGGCGCCGCGCCCAACCTGTCCGCCGTGCGCCGGCGCATGGAGGACAGCCCTGACCTCCTGCGGCTCGGCCCAGAGGCCGTCCTCTACGCCGTGCTCGACGCCGTCGTCGACGGGTACGTCCCGGTGGTCGCCGGTGTGTCGAACGACGTGGACGAGATCGAGACCGAGGTGTTCGGCCGCGACCCGAGCGTCTCCCGGCGCATCTACGAGCTGTCCCGCGAGGTCCTGGAGTTCCAGCGCGCGACCCGGCCGCTCAGCGTCATGATGCGCGACCTCGAAGCCGGCTTCGACAAGTACTCCACCGACGAGGAGCTGCAGCGCTATCTGCGCGACGTCGCCGACCACGTCGTGGAGGTCACCGAGCGGGTGGACGGGTTCCGCCAGGTGCTGCAGGACATCCTGGCCGTCAATGCCACCTTGGTGACGCAGCAGCAGAACGAGGAGATGAAGGCGCTCACCGAGGCCAGCTACGAGCAGAACGAGGAGCTCAAGAAGATCTCCGCATGGGCGGCGATTCTCTTCGCCCCCACCCTCGTCGGCACCATCTACGGCATGAACTTCACCCACATGCCGGAGGTCGACTGGGTCTTCGGCTACCCGATGGCGATTCTGCTCATGGCGATGGTGTGCGCCGGCCTCTTCGTCGTCTTCCGCCGCCGCGGCTGGTTGTGA
- the glmS gene encoding glutamine--fructose-6-phosphate transaminase (isomerizing), with the protein MCGIVGYVGAKPAAPILVDGLARLEYRGYDSAGVAVLAPDHVRVHRDVGRVRDLESTLPKRFGGKVGVGHTRWATHGVPSQRNAHPHLSADGRVAVVHNGIIDNAGPLRAELAADGVTFGSDTDTEVLAHLIARADAETLEDAVLAALATVDGTYGIAVAHLAHPDRLVVARNGSPIILGIGEREMHVASDAAALVRYTRQVVHLDDGELATVRADGYQTFTREARTTKTAVTVDWSSSEYDKGAHEHFMRKEILEQPEAARRSLRGRLDERFHTVRLGGLEMDAREAREFRRVKILGCGSAYYAGQIGAQFIEELARIPADAEPASEFRYRNPVIEKDTLYVAVSQSGETYDTLVAVQELKRKGGRVIGLVNVVGSSIARECDGGIYLHAGPEIAVASTKALTTMDIAFALLGIHLGRIRDVSPADGRRLLTALQRLPEQIEKILADEDHLAGIAADLAAAPSLFFVGRTRGYPVAREGAQKFKEISYRHAEAYQTSELKHGPLALVGPHLPTVAIVPDDELLDRNLGALHEITARSGPLCVVTHDGVDLGVRARHVVTVPKSEPELDPVLLTIPLQLLAYHAARELGHDVDKPRNLAKSVTVE; encoded by the coding sequence ATGTGCGGAATCGTCGGCTACGTCGGCGCCAAGCCGGCCGCGCCCATCCTCGTCGACGGGCTGGCCCGGCTGGAGTACCGCGGCTACGACTCCGCCGGAGTCGCCGTCCTCGCACCCGACCACGTGCGCGTGCACCGCGACGTCGGGCGGGTGCGTGACCTGGAGTCGACGCTGCCGAAGCGGTTCGGCGGGAAGGTCGGCGTCGGTCACACCCGCTGGGCCACCCATGGCGTGCCGTCGCAGCGCAACGCACACCCGCACCTCAGTGCCGACGGACGCGTCGCGGTGGTGCACAACGGCATCATCGACAACGCGGGCCCGCTGCGCGCCGAGCTGGCCGCCGACGGCGTCACGTTCGGCTCCGACACCGACACCGAGGTGCTGGCCCACCTCATCGCCCGCGCCGACGCCGAGACTCTCGAGGACGCCGTCCTCGCCGCACTCGCCACCGTCGACGGCACGTACGGCATCGCCGTCGCCCACCTCGCGCACCCGGACCGGCTGGTCGTCGCCCGCAACGGCAGTCCGATCATCCTCGGGATCGGCGAGCGCGAGATGCATGTCGCCAGTGACGCCGCCGCGCTGGTCCGGTACACCCGGCAGGTGGTCCACCTCGACGACGGCGAGCTGGCCACCGTCCGGGCCGACGGCTACCAGACGTTCACCCGGGAGGCCCGCACGACGAAGACCGCCGTCACCGTCGACTGGTCGAGCAGCGAGTACGACAAGGGCGCGCACGAGCACTTCATGCGCAAGGAGATCCTGGAGCAGCCCGAGGCGGCCCGCCGCAGCCTGCGCGGACGGCTGGACGAGCGGTTCCACACCGTCCGGCTCGGCGGCCTGGAGATGGACGCGCGAGAGGCACGCGAGTTCCGCCGGGTCAAGATCCTCGGCTGCGGCTCGGCGTACTACGCCGGCCAGATCGGCGCCCAGTTCATCGAGGAACTGGCCCGCATCCCCGCCGACGCCGAACCCGCGTCCGAGTTCCGCTACCGCAACCCGGTCATCGAGAAGGACACCCTCTACGTCGCCGTCAGCCAGTCCGGCGAGACCTACGACACCCTGGTGGCCGTCCAGGAGCTCAAGCGCAAGGGCGGCCGCGTCATCGGCCTGGTGAACGTGGTCGGGTCGAGCATCGCCCGGGAGTGCGACGGCGGCATCTACCTGCATGCCGGGCCCGAGATCGCGGTCGCCTCCACCAAGGCGCTGACCACCATGGACATCGCCTTCGCGCTGCTCGGCATTCATTTGGGCCGGATCCGCGACGTCTCACCGGCGGACGGACGGCGGCTGCTCACCGCGCTGCAGCGGCTTCCGGAGCAGATCGAGAAGATCCTCGCCGACGAGGACCACCTCGCCGGCATCGCCGCCGACCTCGCCGCGGCGCCGAGCCTGTTCTTCGTCGGGCGGACCCGGGGGTATCCCGTCGCCCGCGAGGGCGCCCAGAAGTTCAAGGAGATCTCCTACCGGCACGCCGAGGCGTACCAGACCTCCGAGCTCAAGCACGGCCCGCTCGCGCTGGTCGGCCCGCACCTGCCCACCGTCGCGATCGTGCCCGACGACGAGTTGCTGGACCGCAACCTCGGCGCGCTGCATGAGATCACCGCGAGGTCCGGGCCGCTGTGCGTGGTGACGCACGACGGCGTCGACCTCGGTGTGCGGGCCCGGCACGTGGTCACGGTGCCGAAGAGCGAGCCCGAGCTGGATCCGGTCCTGCTGACGATCCCGCTCCAGCTCCTGGCCTACCACGCCGCGCGCGAACTCGGTCACGACGTGGACAAGCCGCGCAACCTCGCCAAGTCCGTCACCGTGGAGTGA
- a CDS encoding APC family permease has translation MPKLGDISKRLIIGRKLASDRMGHTLLPKRLALPVFASDPLSSVTYATQEILVILTLGGLAFLHFTPWVAAVVVLLLVTVVASYRQLVRAYPTGGGDFEVANTNLGPTAGLVVASALLIDYVLTVAVSVSAGVDNLISAIPELAEYRVGIALGIVVLLAAVNLRGIKESGKAFAVPTYLFVVGIGAMIVWGLGKTAFGDDPVAESAAYDVEAEMTNLGGIALMLLVLRAFASGCTALTGVEAIANGVPAFRKPKAKNAATTLAIMGALSITMFAGITTLAVIADVRYVEYPCDLVGFDCTQPQPTVISQLAAAVFGGGSIPFYYVQGAAALILILAANTAFNGFPLLGSILAQHRYAPRQLHTRGDRLVFSNGIIMLAVMAGVLIVVFDASVTRLIQLYIVGVFTAFTFGQTGMVRHWNRLLAAGPTSVERRSILRSRVINATGASLTGVVLVVVLVTKFTHGAWLVVAMMPVLFLLMRGIRQHYDTTATELEVEDWPAESLLPSRVHAVVLVSRLHKPTVRAIAYARAARPDIIEAITVEVDADATAALLDEWDRHDIPVPLRVLDSPYREIARPVVEYVRAIRRASPRDIVTVYVPEYVVGRWWERLLHNQSVFWLKGRLLFTPGVMVTSVPWQLRSAVGAGQPKNARQAPGDVRRGEIRRGGGSS, from the coding sequence GTGCCGAAGCTCGGCGATATTTCGAAGCGACTGATCATCGGCCGGAAGCTGGCCAGTGATCGGATGGGCCATACGCTGCTGCCCAAGCGGCTGGCGCTCCCGGTCTTCGCCAGTGACCCGCTGTCCTCGGTCACCTATGCGACCCAGGAGATCCTGGTCATCCTGACCCTGGGCGGGCTGGCCTTCCTCCACTTCACGCCCTGGGTCGCCGCCGTCGTCGTGCTGCTGCTGGTCACGGTCGTGGCGTCGTATCGGCAGCTGGTACGTGCCTACCCGACCGGTGGTGGCGACTTCGAGGTCGCGAACACCAACCTGGGGCCCACCGCCGGCCTGGTCGTCGCCAGCGCGCTGCTCATCGACTACGTGCTGACGGTGGCGGTGTCGGTGTCGGCGGGTGTGGACAACCTGATCTCCGCGATACCGGAGCTGGCCGAGTACCGGGTGGGCATCGCGCTGGGCATCGTGGTGCTGCTGGCCGCGGTGAACCTGCGCGGCATCAAGGAGAGCGGCAAGGCGTTCGCGGTGCCGACATACCTGTTCGTCGTGGGCATCGGCGCGATGATCGTGTGGGGCCTGGGCAAGACGGCGTTCGGCGACGACCCGGTCGCCGAGTCGGCAGCGTACGACGTCGAGGCCGAGATGACGAACCTGGGCGGCATCGCGCTGATGTTGCTGGTGCTGCGGGCGTTCGCGTCCGGCTGTACGGCGTTGACCGGGGTCGAGGCGATCGCCAACGGGGTCCCCGCGTTCCGCAAACCCAAGGCGAAGAACGCCGCGACGACGCTGGCGATCATGGGCGCGCTGTCGATCACGATGTTCGCCGGTATCACCACGCTGGCGGTCATCGCGGACGTCCGGTACGTCGAGTACCCCTGCGACCTGGTCGGCTTCGACTGCACGCAGCCGCAGCCGACCGTGATCTCACAGCTGGCCGCGGCAGTCTTCGGCGGCGGGAGCATCCCGTTCTACTACGTCCAGGGCGCCGCCGCGCTGATCCTGATCCTCGCCGCGAACACCGCGTTCAACGGGTTCCCGCTCCTGGGGTCGATCCTGGCGCAGCATCGCTACGCGCCACGGCAGCTGCACACACGCGGGGACCGGCTGGTCTTCAGCAACGGCATCATCATGCTGGCGGTCATGGCCGGGGTGCTGATCGTGGTGTTCGACGCCTCGGTGACCCGGTTGATCCAGCTGTACATCGTGGGTGTGTTCACGGCGTTCACGTTCGGGCAGACCGGCATGGTGCGGCACTGGAACCGCCTCCTGGCCGCGGGGCCGACCAGCGTCGAACGCCGGTCCATCCTGCGCTCGCGGGTCATCAACGCCACCGGGGCGTCACTGACCGGCGTCGTGTTGGTGGTCGTGCTGGTCACGAAGTTCACCCACGGCGCCTGGCTCGTCGTGGCGATGATGCCGGTGCTCTTCCTGCTGATGCGCGGCATCCGGCAGCACTACGACACCACGGCCACGGAACTGGAGGTGGAGGACTGGCCGGCCGAGTCACTGCTGCCGTCGAGGGTGCACGCCGTCGTGCTGGTGTCGCGGCTGCACAAACCGACGGTTCGGGCCATCGCGTACGCCCGGGCGGCCAGGCCGGACATCATCGAGGCCATCACCGTCGAGGTCGACGCCGACGCCACCGCCGCGCTGCTGGACGAATGGGACCGGCACGACATCCCGGTGCCGCTGCGGGTGCTGGACTCGCCGTACCGCGAGATCGCCCGCCCGGTCGTGGAGTACGTCCGGGCCATCCGCCGCGCCAGCCCGCGCGACATCGTCACCGTCTATGTGCCGGAGTACGTGGTGGGCCGTTGGTGGGAACGGCTGCTGCACAACCAGAGCGTCTTCTGGCTCAAGGGCAGGCTGCTGTTCACCCCGGGCGTGATGGTGACGAGCGTGCCGTGGCAGTTGCGCTCGGCCGTCGGCGCCGGCCAGCCGAAGAACGCCCGGCAGGCGCCGGGCGACGTGCGACGAGGGGAGATCCGCCGGGGTGGTGGGTCGTCCTGA